The following coding sequences are from one Rathayibacter sp. SW19 window:
- a CDS encoding aminoacyl-tRNA deacylase, whose amino-acid sequence MTDREPAGRARMLADAADRNLTVRVVPRPAANSLQEAAALLGILPEGIVKTLVVKRHDGDYLFALVPGGRKISWPRLRALVGVNKLTMPDAALAKQATGYERGTITPLGSSTPWPVYADTSILGQEIAMGAGEHGYSVFVDADALVSAFDAVVADITDPE is encoded by the coding sequence ATGACTGACCGGGAACCCGCGGGCCGCGCACGCATGCTCGCGGATGCCGCGGACCGCAACCTCACCGTTCGCGTCGTGCCCAGACCCGCCGCGAATTCCCTGCAAGAAGCGGCCGCGCTGCTCGGCATCCTGCCGGAGGGCATCGTCAAGACCCTCGTGGTCAAGCGGCACGACGGCGACTATTTGTTCGCTCTGGTGCCCGGCGGCCGCAAGATCTCCTGGCCGAGGTTGAGGGCGCTCGTCGGGGTCAACAAACTGACGATGCCGGATGCCGCGCTCGCCAAGCAAGCTACCGGCTACGAACGAGGAACAATCACCCCACTGGGCAGCAGCACGCCCTGGCCGGTGTACGCCGACACGTCAATTCTCGGCCAAGAGATCGCGATGGGAGCCGGCGAGCACGGCTACAGCGTCTTCGTCGACGCGGATGCGCTGGTGTCTGCGTTCGACGCGGTCGTCGCGGACATCACCGATCCGGAGTAG
- the dusB gene encoding tRNA dihydrouridine synthase DusB, giving the protein MTLTATITPTQLAIGPLRLDVPVVLAPMAGITNTAFRLLCREYGAGLYVSEMITSRALVERTPESMRLIAHDPSETLRSIQLYGVDPTTVREAVTMLVAEDRADHIDLNFGCPVPKVTRKGGGAALPWKLDLFGDIVRAAVRAAGDIPLTIKMRKGIDTDHLTYLEAGRIAEDAGVASIALHARTAAEFYSGHADWSAIARLKETISSVPVLGNGDIWSSADALRMVDETGCDGVVVGRGCLGRPWLFGDLSAAFRTRAGELDPAFAAAAQAHPSLGQVASAFRRHAELLVDFFESEERGCRDIRKHVAWYFKGYPVGGELRSQLARVETLAQLDQLLSTLDAGLPYPGDGAEGPRGRAGTPKHPALPENWLVSRTIAAAQRSDVAAAEVHNSGG; this is encoded by the coding sequence ATGACTCTTACCGCAACGATAACCCCCACGCAATTGGCCATTGGGCCACTGCGACTCGATGTGCCCGTTGTGCTGGCGCCGATGGCGGGAATCACCAATACCGCGTTCCGGCTGCTCTGCCGCGAATACGGAGCGGGCCTGTATGTCAGTGAGATGATCACCTCACGTGCGCTGGTCGAACGAACGCCCGAATCGATGCGACTCATCGCCCACGATCCCAGTGAAACCCTTCGCTCGATTCAGCTGTACGGCGTGGACCCGACAACCGTGCGCGAGGCCGTCACAATGCTGGTCGCAGAAGACCGCGCCGATCACATCGATCTCAACTTCGGCTGCCCTGTGCCCAAAGTGACTCGCAAGGGTGGAGGGGCCGCGCTGCCGTGGAAGCTCGATCTGTTCGGCGACATCGTGCGGGCTGCGGTGCGAGCGGCAGGCGACATCCCGCTCACGATCAAGATGCGCAAGGGTATCGACACCGATCATCTGACCTACCTGGAGGCAGGGCGGATCGCGGAAGACGCCGGCGTCGCATCCATCGCACTGCACGCCCGCACTGCTGCAGAGTTCTATTCCGGGCACGCCGACTGGTCGGCGATCGCACGCCTGAAGGAGACCATCTCCAGCGTGCCGGTGCTCGGCAACGGAGACATCTGGTCGAGCGCAGACGCGTTGCGGATGGTCGACGAGACCGGGTGCGACGGCGTCGTCGTCGGGCGCGGATGCCTCGGCCGGCCGTGGCTGTTCGGCGACCTGTCCGCGGCCTTCCGCACCCGAGCCGGGGAGCTCGATCCCGCATTCGCGGCTGCGGCGCAGGCGCACCCGTCGCTCGGGCAGGTCGCTTCCGCGTTCCGCAGGCACGCTGAGCTGCTCGTCGACTTCTTCGAGAGCGAGGAACGCGGGTGCCGCGACATTCGCAAGCACGTTGCCTGGTACTTCAAGGGTTACCCGGTCGGTGGCGAGTTGCGTTCACAGCTGGCGCGCGTCGAAACCCTGGCCCAGCTGGATCAACTTCTGTCCACGCTGGACGCTGGACTGCCGTATCCGGGTGACGGGGCCGAAGGCCCGCGCGGCCGCGCAGGTACCCCGAAGCATCCGGCACTCCCGGAAAACTGGCTTGTCAGTCGAACTATTGCCGCAGCACAGCGTTCCGACGTTGCCGCAGCAGAGGTCCACAACAGTGGCGGATAA